The genomic stretch ttaagaaaaaaatggtaaagtaagagagatgaggagagtggtagttaaaatagagttagtggatagtgagacctacaatattaaattgatataactttccaaaaatagaatgcatatatttttatgagacggacgaaaatggaaagtgcacatatttttatgggacggggggagtattatttttatttataaaaaaataatattaaatttttaataaattattaattacaattgataataattatattattatatttattaattaaatatggattatccatcataatatataataatataattgtaattatagttacatggagtattataattatattataataataaatatgattattataattatagttgtAATATTTATGgataatataattgaataaatttagaatttgaaatttcactatggctttattgattaattataatttataaaataataataattattattatttattactccattcgtccccaaagaatatgcactttggggtcggcatggattttaatgtaaaattggtgaaataagagagaggtagagagaaaaaaaataattaaagtattgttagaatgggtcccacctcattataGAGAAAtgacttttcaaaattaaaaagtgtatattcttgtggggcggactaaaaagaaaagagtgcatattcttgtgggatggagggagtattagataatttatattatattattatattttaattatttaataaattattaattattatgaaataaaatatatataaatattaatatagttataattatgttaatattgattatagttatttattataccgTAATTCAGTatggtttataattttaaattatttttaatgcattgtaattaataataataataataataataataataataataataataataataataataatagtaataataaagtatacttatattgcattaaatatgtaataatcCTAAAACTAgaaaaaagaatacctaaaaaagttaggattcagaatcctggaaagttgtactaactttccttctcgggattctgattactttcccagtttaattaaaaaccgaaacAAACACAAGATTTTACAATTTAAGGAATTAGATTACTTTCTCAGATAGAATCTCGACAACCAAACATGGCATGTTTTCACAGGGAATTTACAGTTTTAGTAACTCAATTGGAATTCGATTTCTGTCAAACGACTCGGGATCTATTGAGAATGTAAAGAAAGCGTCCTCGTGTGTTATGAGGCGTTGAGAAGAGATGTGGTTGTGGAGAAGAAAAATAACATACTTCGACGTTATCACAAAATTATCAAGATCGTAGCCATAAAGTCTTTCCATGAACAATCTAGATAAGTACTTCGATAGTCGTGGAACCATTCATACGTCGGGTGGTCAAGCTAAAATAACTTACATTTGAGTCGAGTTCTAATCAGGTTGACGAGTTGATGTACAAGATTAACTGAGGCAGGTTTTCCAGAAACAGAGTGAATACTGCACCAATCACGAATAACAGAAGAAACGCAAACAATATCTTTCCGATGTACACAAAACTGATGGGCGAAGACCGTTTTTCTGTCATTGGATGAGAACCATCTACACCCTGCAAAAGCATGACACCAATGTTCAATTTGTTTCTGGAAATGTTTATAGTCATATAGTCATCACCTCAAACAAAAAGAGCCACAACAATGTTTTCTAAATCCTTTACCAGTTTGTGTCTTGTGCTTAGGCTCGTTAGAGTTCTCAGAGGCAATTACAATATAACTGTAATATGATAACATTTTCAGAAACAACATATGAAATACAGATATTCTGCTCCATGCAATTCACAGTTTATTAGTCTCATCTCATGACAAATGCTCATCATACAAGGATTACAACTCTAAAGGTATCTATTCAGTTCTTTTCTTGCCATGATACCTATAACCTAGGTTTATGGTGGGGTTTCAGTGCTTAAGCCCCCCCAGCTCCGCCTCTGCCTATAACATAACACCATCATCACGGGTTCACAACTACATCCTTCGTATACTTCAGATAGCTATCTCCTTAAGCACGTGTATAGGAAATCACAAACAAGTGCATGTAAAGCTCAAAACTGATTTCAATATCATGAATAGCATAACCTACGAAACACCGCATTCAAAACCACACACAATAGCATAACCTATTGATTCAATCCCGAAATCATCACAACTATACATACATACTCATCAACCGGAAATCAAAAAAATCGACAACCGAAAAAACCTCATACATGAGCATAAGCTTTGGGCACTCTCTCCCTGACAATGTGGACCTTTCCTTTATAACCTATCAAAAGAAACAAGCAAAGGCCTAAAATATCATTCACAGAGTCAGAAATCAATACGAGCAAATTCTGTCCCCAAATTCTAAAAAAGTACTATTCACCATTAGAATCAACCACAGTTTGCAACTTCCAATCCGATCCATAATTCACAAGCAGAGAAGTAGGGCCAAAGCTAACAGGCTCTTCTTCCCCTTCCTTAACGGCATCAATGTGTGTTGCCAGCAAACGATTCGCTCCACCACCGCCGTCGGAAAGCAGCTTCTGGTTTATCAAATTAACCGCGAAAGCCGCGTCGGTTCCGGCGGCAAAACGCCTAATTTTTCCGGAACTCTTGCACAGCACCTCTATAAACTACATCCGAAAACACATACTCTAACCTAATTAGAACAATACTTCGATATAAATGATGGATAAATTAAGATCAGAAAAAAGTTGTTTTTATCAACATGAAAGCTTACAGGTAGAGGTTGGTGGTGGTGAATGGCTTCTGAATCCTCCTTGCCCTCGGCCATGATTGGGGGAATCAGAAAATTATCCTTGCACAATTGAAATATGAAGAATTTTGTGGTGGCGGCGCTGCATTGACTTTTGGGAGACTTGTTTAATCGCTGAATTATAGACTTCTAATACTTACGGTCTTCCCCGTTAGCACAACACTCACGTTcatgctcttctgcaaggacaTGGACAAATGTctcatcattctattattcaatttaaataaaaatatttccaccatattaaaatacattaaaaatactcaaaatactattactaattactaaaaaattaaaaattacataattaaaatcctaaaaattaaaaattacataattaaaatcctaaaaattaaaaatttcataattaaagtcttaaaaattaaaaattacatagtttatatcctaaaaatttaaaattatataattaaatttataaaaataaaaaatccactactcgtggccgaatttcgcccaaatggataatgaatgtgtgtatttatagatgattttgggattaaattttttttttaaaaatccaaaaaaaaatttaaaaaacggtaataaaacgactatatttttgagaatctgaaaatatatttattttttattttggtattattttcgatttaaaaaaaatgccaaCGACCAATAGAAACGCATCACATCGCcttgctcagcggcacggacgtgctctatgtATCGAGCAGAGCTGtgccgttggcaagagcacagggGTGGACAGGGGCGTGTCGttccagcggcacggacgccgtcctccGCAGcgaccgctgcggatgctcttaagaaCAGATGTGATTAAAATACTTTGATTTaagaattttttatatatttattttaatttagttaaatttgtatttaatgaattttaaaatttaactaacctttttgtattaaataaatttatttctcaTATTTATTTTAGATTAATTCAGTTGCAATATCAACTCAATAATtatcaacaaaataaaaatttattgatttgttcgttattaatttataatttatcatttttcaaTGATTATTGAGTTATTATTAGAActgaattaatttcaaaataaataaatttaactaagataaaaaaaagttaattaaacTTTGAAgtctattaaattaatattcaacCAAGGAATCTCTTCAATCAAAATGAATTAGTATAAGGACctaataaaatactccctccgttccatagtagtggaatcattttgtcattttggtacgttccatattAGTttagtcatttctctttttagaaAAAGTCTACACATTTCTTCTAACTTATTTTACTAtctcatactttatcttttcttcatctctctacccttttcatttcctactttattcttcttttacttaactcacttaacataaTTTCCTTAATTTTCGTGGCGAAAAGAAATGCTTCCACTacaatggagggagtataaaaatataaaagaatttaatgaaCAAAATAAAATGGTACAAGGATCTAACtatgaaacaaaaatttgaacaaaatcctaatgaaataaaatgtactcccttcgtctcacaATAAGTGACAcactttgtcattttggtcTGTCCTACATTAagatttttatcataaatattaagtaggtcacacattctactaactcactttactcacattttattataaaaaataaaaataaaaaagtagcTCTCATATTGCACTAACTTTTCTAACTCACTAttctttatactccctccgttctatagtatcggagacgtttcttttcggcacgaagattaacaaaaaggtgtgtaatgtattaaataaaaagataataaagtatgacATGAAAAACTAGAGAGAAggaagtaagagagaaggaaaagtaagtgagaataaatgtgttgatatttacaaaaaaatggaaatgactccactactatggaacgtactaaaatgacaaaataactctactactatgaaatTGAGGGAGTATtgagtgactcctattgtgggacagGGGAATACTTAAAAAACCTTGTTTTGTCTATAAACCTATTAGAGGTTAGATTTCATAAATGTCTATTGAATTAGTATTAtgttttaatcaaattaattattaaagtttatatttttaaaaaaataaaacttataTTTTAGTAAGTATATTGTCTGTAGTTTAATTTAGCTTAATCACCAATTTGTGGTTTGGTGATTTGATAGACATTCAAAACTCAGTATGTCAAGTCAGTGAGGAGTTCCATATAGTTTAGAGAGGTAGTATAGTTTATTAATTTGACGTAAACAGTATTGTAGGGACCTTTTTATACTGTGGCATTTTAATTACTACGTAccatgtaaaataaaataattaaataatttcattagCGTCACATCCACGGCTTAGCTATACTAGGAAGGACATATTACATACATTATGTAAGGATTGTGTCGGGAGGCCGCTTTTCCTTGtctaaaaattaacaaaaaaaacaaagacaTAAATGTTCATCAATTATACACATAATAATCAAGCTTACACAATTAAAAGCACATGCAAAGTTTTAAATTAGGGTTAACACCAAAATAAAAGAAGTGCCGTGTGATCCCaatgatttattttgatttcCTCAAGATTTAAAAGGGGCGGCAGTAGAGCAACACTGCAATGCAATGCCCCTTTTTTGTTGGCACCTTATCTTATTATATATCTCCTTCCTCTCTTCACGCATATTCACAAAAATGGGAAGGCCTCCATGCTGTGACAAAGTTGGAATCAAGAAAGGTCCTTGGACTCCTGAAGAAGACATAATTTTGGTCTCCTATATTCAACAACATGGTCCTGGCAATTGGAGGGCAGTACCTACTAACACCGGTATAATTTTcactactatttatttttgtttcatctTAATGTGATTTTGGATGATTCGTTTGGTTTAATTAGGACTGATGAGATGCAGCAAGAGCTGCAGGCTTAGGTGGACCAACTACCTAAGGCCAGGGATCAAGAGGGGCAGCTTCACCCCTCATGAACAAGGGATGATAATCCATCTACAAGCTTTATTAGGCAACAAGtaattcatctttttttttattactattactattattattttaattttattatgtgtattgatataattaagGACATGATTGATGATTAGATGGGCCGTCATAGCCACGTACCTCCCGCATAGGACAGACAACGACATCAAGAACTACTGGAACACGCacctgaagaagaagaagctcaAGAAGATCCAATCCGGCCTCCAGCCCCAAATGCCATCCCATCCCACGACGTCGTATCATCACATGGCGTCGTCCGAGAATTCATCCGTGTATGCTTCAAGCGCAGAGAACATCTCGAGGCTTCTGCAGGGATGGATGCGGTCGTCTCCTAGCAACGCGGATTTTGGGAAAACGGTCCCGAGCCACGAAAGCCAGTGGCAGAAGATCGAGGAAGGGATGGCTAATGGTCATGATTTGGAAAGGATGTTGGTGTTTGAGCATCAATCCTCGAATGCCGCCGTGGCGTGTGATAAATTGTCGTGCTATTCGAGCCAGAAGGGCTCGGACAGCAGCGTCTGCAAGATCGATAACGGCAATCCGCCGTTGTCGTTTCTTGAAAAATGGTTGTTGGATGAGAGTGCAACTCAAGTTGAAGGAGCTATGGAATTGCCCCCCATATTTTAACTATATGCTTAATTAATTTCTATTATATTTGCATATTGAGcttaattaattgaatattagcAGGAGTAATTAACGAGCatctgaaatttttttaatttcagaaACTTATCTTCGTTCCAAAAAGTTGGATAACTCTATGCTGCTGCACcccctttttttcatttttacttagtgttcaattttaatttgtaatttaacATCTGTTACTTGAATTAATCAGTATTTTTTTCATGTACTATTAAATGAATTATCTAATTTGAGTGAACCAATCTTGAAATTGCAAGTGTAGGCATATTTATTAGGGAGACGGTAGAGATGGCGACTTCAAATAACAACATTTATTAATCGGAAAGCTCTATAATAAATCTAAGGCCAACCAAAGGGGGACAATCAATTTgctgaattattttcttttattctcgCTTAGGTGAGCAAAtaaaaaccaaattcaattacgCTATGATCAGTAAATACAAATTTGGAGGCcaacttttaattaaaattgcatCCAACAATAGAAACTAATCGTAAAGTTCACGTGCATGTAATTTCACATCAATCTAGAAATTAATCAATAGCTAGGTTTGGTTTGGCACCACAAGATATATACTAGAGTAGTATTATATATCAAAgtcaagaattaaataattaagagATGATGTTAATcgtaattatattttattattgtagCTAGGGTTTGCATGCCGAAGTATTGAATGGCCGatttagaaaaatataattaggTTGTCACAAAAAGGATGTTTGGACAGCACAGTGTCACGAAATTCTTGACAATCAATATTCAATATGGTAAATAAATCCGTGTTTATTTCCTTATTTATCCCTTCCCCTAACCAAGAGGGAAACATGTGAATTTCCTTCACCTTTCGCCCTACGAAATCGATTATTTCTAGATATTATATTCAAGATATTTTCCTTTATATATAAATGGAATTAATCAAATTTTAAGTCTGTCAGAAAAAAGGAGgcattaatgatcattaat from Salvia splendens isolate huo1 chromosome 4, SspV2, whole genome shotgun sequence encodes the following:
- the LOC121797927 gene encoding uncharacterized protein LOC121797927 isoform X2 — translated: MAEGKEDSEAIHHHQPLPFIEVLCKSSGKIRRFAAGTDAAFAVNLINQKLLSDGGGGANRLLATHIDAVKEGEEEPVSFGPTSLLVNYGSDWKLQTVVDSNGYKGKVHIVRERVPKAYAHGVDGSHPMTEKRSSPISFVYIGKILFAFLLLFVIGAVFTLFLENLPQLILYINSST
- the LOC121797927 gene encoding uncharacterized protein LOC121797927 isoform X1 translates to MAEGKEDSEAIHHHQPLPFIEVLCKSSGKIRRFAAGTDAAFAVNLINQKLLSDGGGGANRLLATHIDAVKEGEEEPVSFGPTSLLVNYGSDWKLQTVVDSNGLCLFLLIGYKGKVHIVRERVPKAYAHGVDGSHPMTEKRSSPISFVYIGKILFAFLLLFVIGAVFTLFLENLPQLILYINSST
- the LOC121798700 gene encoding transcription factor MYB60-like is translated as MPLFCWHLILLYISFLSSRIFTKMGRPPCCDKVGIKKGPWTPEEDIILVSYIQQHGPGNWRAVPTNTGLMRCSKSCRLRWTNYLRPGIKRGSFTPHEQGMIIHLQALLGNKWAVIATYLPHRTDNDIKNYWNTHLKKKKLKKIQSGLQPQMPSHPTTSYHHMASSENSSVYASSAENISRLLQGWMRSSPSNADFGKTVPSHESQWQKIEEGMANGHDLERMLVFEHQSSNAAVACDKLSCYSSQKGSDSSVCKIDNGNPPLSFLEKWLLDESATQVEGAMELPPIF